In Nocardioides dokdonensis FR1436, the following are encoded in one genomic region:
- a CDS encoding amidohydrolase: MDATGPAAPAARSVLRGARLLDPGTPGRGEAGPTALAVEAGRVVAWGSEDDAAGWIGTGTDAPEVVDLRGALVTPAFVDSHVHTVRTGFALTGLDLSAATYAAASGLDDVLAAVASHAARHPDDAVLVGQGWDETPWRAGRPPTGDELERAAPGRRTYLTRVDGHSSVVSPALASLVPGLVDLQGWSPDGRVERDAHHAVRHTLENLIGDTERLGAARAACRAMAAVGIAGFHENAAPHIGPESEIALVRRAADEVGLAATVYWGELMAVETAARLEVAGLAGDLVADGAFGSRTAALGAPYADSPGCGHAYVSAEQVREHVVVCTRAGIQAGFHCIGDAALDAVGEGFAGAAADLGDEAVRAARHRLEHVEMPSRATIEVLGRLGVTASVQPLFDGLWGGPSGMYAARLGRRWRETNPWHDLAAAGVPLALGSDSPVTPLGPWAAVRAAVHHHVSHQGLSPRVALAAHTHGGWAAARQGRRGRLAPGWVADLAVWETPAGLDADGIPVLDPGAALPRLLRTVVAGRTVHQTA, translated from the coding sequence ATGGACGCCACCGGCCCCGCCGCTCCCGCCGCCCGCTCGGTGCTGCGCGGAGCCCGTCTGCTCGACCCCGGCACCCCGGGCCGGGGCGAGGCAGGCCCCACCGCCCTGGCCGTCGAGGCCGGCCGCGTGGTCGCGTGGGGCAGCGAGGACGACGCCGCGGGATGGATCGGCACCGGCACGGACGCGCCCGAGGTCGTCGACCTCCGCGGCGCACTGGTCACCCCGGCCTTCGTGGACAGCCACGTGCACACCGTGCGGACCGGCTTCGCGCTGACGGGCCTCGACCTGTCCGCAGCCACGTACGCCGCCGCGTCGGGGCTCGACGACGTGCTCGCCGCGGTGGCCTCGCACGCGGCGCGCCACCCGGACGACGCGGTGCTGGTCGGGCAGGGCTGGGACGAGACCCCGTGGCGCGCCGGCCGCCCGCCGACCGGGGACGAGCTGGAGCGGGCCGCGCCCGGGCGACGTACCTATCTCACCCGGGTCGACGGGCACTCCTCGGTCGTCTCCCCGGCCCTCGCCTCGCTGGTGCCCGGGCTGGTGGACCTCCAGGGCTGGTCCCCCGACGGCCGGGTCGAGCGCGATGCCCACCACGCGGTGCGGCACACGCTGGAGAACCTCATCGGGGACACCGAGCGGCTCGGTGCCGCCCGCGCCGCGTGCCGGGCGATGGCGGCCGTGGGGATCGCCGGCTTCCACGAGAACGCCGCGCCGCACATCGGGCCCGAGTCCGAGATCGCCCTGGTGCGTCGGGCCGCGGACGAGGTCGGTCTGGCCGCCACCGTCTACTGGGGCGAGCTGATGGCCGTCGAGACCGCGGCGCGGCTCGAGGTGGCCGGCCTCGCCGGCGACCTGGTGGCCGATGGTGCCTTCGGCTCCCGCACGGCGGCCCTGGGAGCGCCGTACGCCGACAGTCCCGGCTGCGGGCACGCCTACGTCAGCGCCGAGCAGGTGCGCGAGCACGTGGTGGTCTGCACCCGCGCCGGCATCCAGGCCGGCTTCCACTGCATCGGCGATGCCGCCCTCGACGCCGTCGGCGAGGGCTTCGCCGGCGCGGCCGCCGATCTCGGCGACGAGGCCGTGCGGGCCGCGCGACACCGTCTCGAGCACGTCGAGATGCCCTCCCGCGCGACCATCGAGGTGCTGGGCCGACTCGGCGTCACCGCCAGCGTGCAGCCGCTGTTCGACGGTCTGTGGGGCGGGCCCTCCGGCATGTACGCCGCACGGCTGGGCCGACGCTGGCGCGAGACCAACCCGTGGCACGACCTCGCAGCGGCGGGAGTCCCCCTGGCGCTCGGCTCGGACTCGCCCGTCACGCCGCTCGGCCCGTGGGCGGCGGTGCGCGCGGCGGTGCACCACCACGTGTCTCATCAGGGACTGAGCCCGCGCGTGGCACTGGCCGCGCACACCCACGGCGGGTGGGCAGCGGCGCGTCAGGGCCGGCGCGGCCGGCTCGCGCCCGGCTGGGTGGCCGACCTCGCCGTCTGGGAGACCCCGGCCGGCCTGGACGCCGACGGGATCCCGGTGCTCGATCCCGGCGCCGCCCTCCCCCGGCTGCTGCGCACGGTGGTCGCGGGCCGCACCGTCCACCAGACGGCGTGA
- a CDS encoding bifunctional RNase H/acid phosphatase yields MTRRVVVEADGGSRGNPGPAAYGAVLKDAATDEVIAEDARTIGVASNNVAEYSGLVAGLRLAVDHAPGAWVEVRMDSKLVVEQMSGRWRIKHPDMQALAAEAGEVAPQGTTYTWMPRARNAHADRLANEALDGVREGVVVAGAAPLPPEERTDRTPDEESLIEEIESPGATRGDAPRDQAGHRGWTGPSAAPTTLVLVRHGVTRHTAAKRFSGGLGGDDPALSEEGLAQARDTADWLAGLGERVDAVVSSPVRRTRETAEVVAARLERPVAIEAGFAEMEFGEWDGLTFTEVAERDRAGLDAWLASMDTAPPGGESFRTVQKRVLAGLDRVLSEHAGRTVVVVSHVTPIKTLVAHALDAPLDAVYRMELSPASVTVLSFYSSDQADGAPRGSMRLYNALPPGDRATLEPGRW; encoded by the coding sequence GTGACGCGGCGCGTCGTCGTCGAGGCCGACGGCGGCTCGCGCGGCAACCCCGGCCCGGCGGCGTACGGCGCCGTGCTCAAGGACGCCGCGACCGACGAGGTGATCGCCGAGGACGCCCGCACCATCGGGGTCGCCAGCAACAACGTGGCGGAGTACTCCGGGCTGGTGGCCGGGCTGCGCCTGGCCGTCGACCACGCCCCCGGCGCGTGGGTCGAGGTCCGGATGGACTCCAAGCTCGTGGTCGAGCAGATGTCGGGACGCTGGCGGATCAAGCACCCGGACATGCAGGCCCTGGCGGCCGAGGCCGGCGAGGTGGCTCCGCAGGGCACGACGTACACCTGGATGCCGCGCGCCCGCAACGCGCACGCCGACCGGCTCGCCAACGAGGCGCTCGACGGGGTGCGCGAGGGCGTGGTCGTCGCCGGCGCCGCACCGCTGCCTCCCGAGGAGCGCACCGACCGGACCCCCGACGAGGAGTCGCTGATCGAGGAGATCGAGTCGCCCGGGGCCACCCGCGGCGACGCGCCCCGCGACCAGGCGGGGCACCGCGGCTGGACCGGCCCCTCGGCCGCCCCGACCACGCTGGTGCTCGTGCGCCACGGGGTCACCCGGCACACCGCCGCCAAGCGGTTCTCGGGCGGGCTCGGCGGCGACGACCCGGCCCTCAGCGAGGAGGGGCTGGCGCAGGCCCGCGACACCGCCGACTGGCTGGCCGGCCTGGGTGAGCGCGTCGACGCCGTCGTCTCCTCGCCCGTGCGCCGCACCCGCGAGACCGCCGAGGTGGTCGCGGCCCGGCTGGAGCGTCCCGTGGCGATCGAGGCCGGGTTCGCGGAGATGGAGTTCGGCGAGTGGGACGGGCTGACCTTCACCGAGGTCGCCGAGCGCGACCGGGCGGGTCTGGACGCGTGGCTGGCGTCGATGGACACCGCGCCTCCGGGCGGCGAGTCGTTCCGCACCGTGCAGAAGCGGGTGCTGGCAGGGCTCGACCGGGTGCTGAGCGAGCACGCGGGTCGCACCGTGGTCGTGGTCAGCCACGTCACGCCCATCAAGACCCTCGTCGCCCACGCCCTGGACGCCCCGCTGGACGCGGTCTACCGCATGGAGCTGTCGCCGGCGTCGGTGACGGTCCTGTCGTTCTACTCCTCGGACCAGGCGGACGGCGCGCCCCGTGGCTCGATGCGGCTCTACAACGCACTTCCGCCCGGTGACCGCGCCACCCTGGAGCCCGGGCGCTGGTAG
- a CDS encoding zinc ribbon domain-containing protein — protein sequence MDLPNRRRRAAPRCQERPLKADATAQVTLLDVQELDSRADQLRHQRRSLPEIAQIEELQATRTDLEDQARDARIVADDLSAEQKKVDADVEQVKARRARDRHRMDTGQVGNPKDLERLGHELESLERRITSLEDDELEVMERLEEVQSTLDSLAKIIEQTDAELGELLAARDEKVAKIDVELAEVEAQREPAIEGLPEDLLALYEKLRAAKGGVGAAKLHQRRCTGCQLGIDNAELAVIRVAPADLVVRCEECSRILVRTAESGL from the coding sequence GTGGACCTTCCGAACCGGCGGCGACGTGCCGCACCCAGATGCCAGGAGAGACCACTGAAAGCCGACGCGACCGCCCAGGTCACCCTGCTCGACGTCCAGGAGCTCGACTCCCGGGCCGACCAGCTGCGCCACCAGCGCCGCAGCCTGCCCGAGATCGCCCAGATCGAGGAGCTGCAGGCCACCCGCACCGACCTCGAGGACCAGGCCCGCGACGCGCGCATCGTCGCCGACGACCTGAGCGCGGAGCAGAAGAAGGTCGACGCTGACGTCGAGCAGGTCAAGGCCCGCCGCGCCCGCGACCGGCACCGCATGGACACCGGCCAGGTCGGCAACCCCAAGGACCTGGAGCGCCTCGGCCACGAGCTGGAGTCCCTCGAGCGGCGGATCACCAGCCTCGAGGACGACGAGCTCGAGGTCATGGAGCGCCTCGAGGAGGTCCAGTCGACCTTGGACTCCCTCGCCAAGATCATCGAGCAGACCGACGCCGAGCTCGGAGAGCTCCTCGCCGCGCGCGACGAGAAGGTCGCCAAGATCGACGTCGAGCTCGCCGAGGTCGAGGCCCAGCGCGAGCCCGCTATCGAGGGTCTGCCCGAGGACCTGCTCGCCCTCTACGAGAAGCTGCGCGCCGCCAAGGGCGGGGTGGGTGCGGCGAAGCTGCACCAGCGGCGCTGCACCGGCTGCCAGCTCGGCATCGACAACGCGGAGCTCGCGGTCATCCGGGTGGCGCCCGCCGACCTCGTCGTCCGCTGTGAGGAGTGCAGCCGCATCCTCGTGCGCACCGCAGAGTCGGGCCTGTGA
- a CDS encoding Nif3-like dinuclear metal center hexameric protein, protein MDATTGTSAHTEITLKDVVDLVHGWYPPGTADSWDRVGLVHGDLAQPVRRILLAVDPTPSVAQEAAEWGADLLIVHHPLFLKGVHGFTTETPKGRTLHTLARAGCALLAAHTNADQAVGGVSESLALALGLEDLRPIVPAERPPLDKLTVLVPVEDADRVRAALADAGAGRLGDYEAASFTVEGHGRFRPMRGASPAIGTVGEHERVDEARIEVVLPASRRADVVRAMLAVHPYEEPAYDVVQVADPGISMTGTGRTGVVAGGVTTLADLAARVAEVLPPTAHGVRVAGDPDREVRRVAVCGGAGDFLLDTVLQGDADVYLTSDLRHHPASEFLEHGGPALVDVAHWAAEWTWLPALEARLRAALVTDRGATVEARVSTRCTDPWTFRTGGDVPHPDARRDH, encoded by the coding sequence ATGGACGCGACCACCGGGACCAGTGCGCACACCGAGATCACGCTGAAGGACGTCGTCGACCTGGTGCACGGGTGGTACCCGCCCGGCACCGCCGACTCCTGGGACCGCGTCGGGCTCGTCCACGGCGACCTCGCCCAGCCGGTACGCCGCATCCTCCTGGCCGTCGACCCGACCCCGTCGGTGGCGCAGGAGGCCGCGGAGTGGGGCGCGGACCTGCTGATCGTGCACCACCCGCTGTTCCTCAAGGGCGTGCACGGCTTCACCACCGAGACCCCCAAGGGCCGCACCCTGCACACGCTGGCCCGGGCCGGGTGCGCCCTGCTGGCCGCCCACACCAACGCCGACCAGGCCGTGGGCGGGGTGTCGGAGTCGCTGGCGCTGGCCCTGGGCCTGGAGGACCTGCGCCCGATCGTGCCGGCCGAGCGGCCGCCGCTGGACAAGCTCACGGTGCTGGTGCCGGTCGAGGACGCCGACCGGGTGCGCGCCGCGCTCGCCGACGCGGGAGCCGGCCGTCTCGGCGACTACGAGGCGGCCTCCTTCACCGTGGAGGGGCACGGACGCTTCCGCCCGATGCGGGGCGCCTCCCCGGCCATCGGCACGGTCGGGGAGCACGAGCGGGTCGACGAGGCGCGGATCGAGGTGGTGCTCCCGGCCTCGCGGCGCGCGGACGTGGTGCGCGCGATGCTGGCGGTGCACCCGTACGAGGAGCCGGCGTACGACGTCGTCCAGGTCGCCGACCCGGGGATCTCCATGACGGGGACCGGCCGGACCGGTGTCGTGGCTGGAGGCGTCACGACCCTCGCGGACCTCGCCGCCCGGGTCGCCGAGGTGCTGCCCCCGACCGCCCACGGGGTGCGGGTCGCGGGCGACCCGGACCGGGAGGTGCGCCGGGTCGCGGTGTGCGGCGGCGCCGGCGACTTCCTGCTCGACACCGTGCTGCAGGGCGACGCGGACGTCTACCTCACCAGCGACCTGCGCCACCACCCCGCGTCGGAGTTCCTGGAGCACGGAGGGCCGGCGCTGGTGGACGTGGCGCACTGGGCGGCGGAGTGGACCTGGCTGCCTGCGCTCGAAGCGCGACTCCGGGCCGCGCTGGTCACCGACCGGGGCGCTACGGTGGAGGCCCGCGTGAGCACCCGTTGCACCGATCCGTGGACCTTCCGAACCGGCGGCGACGTGCCGCACCCAGATGCCAGGAGAGACCACTGA
- a CDS encoding antibiotic biosynthesis monooxygenase family protein encodes MPVVKINAISVPPQAGPELEKRFAARAGAVEGSPGFLGFQLLRPTAGEDRYFVVTHWEDEESFAAWRDGGAQAAHAGERAKPVASGADLLEFEVVLDVRPS; translated from the coding sequence ATGCCCGTCGTGAAGATCAACGCCATCTCCGTCCCGCCCCAGGCCGGCCCCGAGCTCGAGAAGCGCTTCGCCGCCCGCGCCGGCGCCGTCGAGGGCTCCCCCGGCTTCCTGGGGTTCCAGCTGCTGCGCCCCACGGCCGGCGAGGACCGCTACTTCGTGGTGACGCACTGGGAGGACGAGGAGTCCTTCGCCGCCTGGCGCGACGGCGGCGCCCAGGCCGCCCACGCCGGCGAGCGGGCCAAGCCCGTCGCCAGCGGCGCGGACCTGCTGGAGTTCGAGGTCGTCCTGGACGTCCGCCCCTCCTGA